A window of Fusarium oxysporum Fo47 chromosome II, complete sequence genomic DNA:
TCTGAATTCAATGCTGACATGCAACTGCAAGAGCCAATCGACCACCTATATAGGTAGAGGCCACTACGTCAcagacgacgatgagatAGATGAGACGAGTGCTCGTGCCTTCGCGCCAGCAAAGATAAAGATAGGCCCCCATGCAAGCACTCAAAGGGAAACATTAGTTCTGTGGAAAGCTTTAGACATACCGCCTCTTGCAGCGCGTCAAAGCCTGCTGAGTGCGTTCCTGGACTATTGCAACTTATGGACGCCTGTTCTGGAACCAAAAGATATTCACGAGCTTTCGTATTTCGACCAAGAAACTACTTCATTGCTAGTGGCTCAATCTTTATGGCTGGCCGGCAGTCGAGTCACAAATTCACCTTCTGTGGTTGCCTTTGCATCTTCGGACGACTTTTATCACAGAGCCAAAGCAGTCTTCTGGTCTGGAGTAGAGACGGACGGGCTGTCTGCCATCAAGGCCTCACTGATGCTTCAATGGTACAATCCACAGGCTCCTGAGCATATTTCATTTGACAATAGTGGGTTTTGGCTCAAGATTGGGGTCGGAATCGCCCATCAGATTGGCCTGCATAGAGAATCCCCTCCAGGGTCGTCTAGGGCAATACGACGGAGGCTGTGGTGGAGTTTGGTGGTAAGCTGAAGCGCGTGTACCCAAGTTGGTTCGTGTTGACTGAGCATTACACAGGTTCGAGACTCACTCATCTCCGTCGCGCATGGCAGACCGCGAGTCATTAATCTCGATGACAGCGATGTGCAGCCTCCGATACCGAGCGACTTCCCAGACTCGCAGTTCGCGTTCCAGCTATTCTCGGCCTGGGTGGACATATGCCAAGTACTTGGAGACATATCATCTTGCTGCATAAGACGACACATGTCACGAACAAAAAGGCTCTACATTGAGAGCTCATTGTACCGCTGGGCAACGAGTCTCTCCCAAGAGCTCCAAGTTGCACCCAGCAACCAGCCAACGCACAGCTATCTTGCAAACAGTCACAACCTACCGGCACGTCAACTGTATCTACCATACTTCACTAGCTTAATAGTGCTTTCCCGTATGCAACCTGCGCACTCGGGAGGATCGGTGACTGCGACGTTGGCTGCATCGTTCGTCGCCCGCATTTTTGAGGATTTCCTGGCCAGAGACGAGATCAAAGTCTTAGCACCGATCAGCACTCGGTACTGCCTCATTTCGAGCATGGCGCTGGTCTCGGTCATGCCTAATAAGCGACTGTGGGATGCTGTACAGCCGGATCTGGAGATACTCCAGCTTGCGCTCACAGAACTTTCAAAGCGTTGGCGGTCAGCAATTGGGGCTTCCAGAGCTCTCCAAAATGCCATTAATAAGAGGCGACAACGTACCAGCAGCTCTACCGCCGAATTACGAATGGATGACAAAGGTTCCCTGGAGTACTTCAAGATGATAGACCTTGGCTATTGCCGCATATGGAGCACTCTTAGCCAGCAGATGTCCTCCAGCCCGCTGGCTACCCAAGAGCAAATTCCAGAGCCTATACAACCACCCGGCAACGACGCGTTAGCGACCGACCCGTTCATGGATCCAGGGGAGGCGCTGGATATGGGGACATTTCAATTCGAACATGTGGAGAATTGGATTCTCAACGATAGTTTTTTATTCGAACCGTAGATTACATTACTCGACACTTGCACTGGACCCCAGCCACAGACTCACAGCTTATGTTTCTTCTGCCCCTTCCGCAGTTTCTCGAACTCCTTCTGCGGAATTCCTTGAACGTTTCTCTCGAGAGCTTCAAACACTTCATCAACATTCTGAGCGTCTAGTTCCCGTCTTGATCGATGTCTaatcatcttcttgatctgcaACATGCTTGACGCCTTCAGACCATCATGGAACCTGTCCTTAACCTCCTTGAGCACCTCACTCCGGAATGACTCGGCGGGGCAATTAAATATTTGGTTCACGAAACCTGCCTCAAGTAATTCGTTGCTGGAGATGCGCTTCACCAGAATCAGGGCTTCGTTTGCTTTGGAGATTCCCATGCGTTCTGCGAAAGCTATCGACGAGACACCTTCGCTGATCAGGCCCAAGCTAGCAAACGGCGTCAAGAGATATGTTTCCCGCATACAATAGATAAAGTCGGCGAAGGCGATCAGCGCAGCAGCCATACCAACCACAGGACCGTTAAGGGCTACTACCAAGATCTTGGGATGTGTATAGAAGGCTCGCGCAAGATTCATGTTGCTGGCTACCGTGACGGTCAAGTTATGCCGATACAAGTCTGTGCCCTCGGGCATCTGCCTCGAGACCGACACGTCGGCACCGCTGCACACATATGTCAGTGTCAGTACCAGTAGATAAGATAGGTATAGAAGTTTCTCACGCTGAAAAGAATCTCCCGTTGCCTGTCAACACAGTCGCTACCacttcatcatgattggCAACCTCCTGAAGTGTGCGTGCGAGCTGGTAGAACTCGTCTTTGGTCAAAGCGTTCAACTTGTTGGGTTTGTTGAGCGCTACAACCGCAATGGGGCCACTGTACTCAACCTCGATCACTGCCATTCTTTTGATTATGTGTTCTGTCAACGCAACAATCCGAATCACGACTGAGATAGATGCGAGTGTTGTGTTATGTCGCGAGCTGACTTTGTGGCAAGCTGTTAAATGGAACTGAACACCACGGGGCCATCCATTTGTCCGGCCCTTCACTTGAACGAGTCGCCGATGGACAGTCCATAAGAAAGAAGTCCGCCGGACAACTCATCATTAACCATCTCACCACCGAGACACCGCTTGAACACCCCACTCGGAGTTTCGGCCATAGCCCCGCATGATCGGCACGTCTAAACGCCGGGTCTGGGAAACAAACGTGGGTGAGTGAGGCAGGCAGATGCTACATATCACACGGAAAACGCACTCTAATACGGTTGGATGTTAAGAACAACCATGTCTGTGTTGGTCTTCTCTCGTACCAAAGATAACGATTGATCATCTCAACATGGCTGTACCTCCCAGCACTTCAAACTTAGACCGCACGCAGATCGTGCCGTCGCACGATGGTCCACATGTATTGCCCAACAATCCCTTGTTCACCAGGCTACTGCGGCACGCGCATCGCAACCACCTTGCCATCATAGATCAGGTGCTCAGCGTCTCCAAAACATACGGGGAGCTGCTCGATGCGGTTCTAGGGTTCAGGGAGGTCATACGAGCAGCGTTGCCTTCTGAGGTGCAGCACCAGCTGAGCAGCGGTTATGAGGTGTATTTTGGAGTACTGGCTGGGGGCGGCTATGAGTTTACCGTCGCCGTGTTGGCGGTGCTGGCGTTAGGGGGAGCAGTGGTACCAATGTGTATGTAATTCCAccatgtcatgtcatgcATTGATTGAGGAGTGACTGACTGATCACATCTATCTAGTCCCCACGGCGCCCACAGAAGAGATTGTCTACTACGCCACTAAGTCACAGCAGGTGGCTATCCTGTCCAGCTTAGCGACGATTCAACTTGCACAGGAGTCAGCGCAGCGCTGTGGCATTCCGCAGCTCAGTATTTTACCCAATCTACCTCGCATGACCCGCTTAGAGCCATTCGACATATCATTGTCATCCAACTCGCCACAAGACCCCAGCGCACCCGGCGTGGTCATCTTCACTTCTGGCACAACCGGCAAGCCCAAGGGCGTCGTGCTGCGACGAACTTATACAAATGAAGGCGCTATCACCGTCGGCGACAGCTACGGCATCACACACACAGACGTACTTCTACACACGCTGCCCGTCCACCACACCACCGGTCTAGGTACTTCGTTTTTCCCCTTTCTCAACGCAGGAGCCTGCATTGAATTCCATGGCAAGTTCGACGCCGCCACCGTCCTCAAGCGCTGGCTGCAGGGTGGCCTGACTATCTTCTCTGCTGTGCCCACTATCTACATGCGCCTGAAGTGGTTCATCGAGCAGCTCCCAACGCACGAGCAGATCCCTTATAAGCAGTCAGCTGGCCAGTTCCGTGCGTTTCTGTGTGGATCTAGCGCTCTGCAGGAGCACGTACAGGACTTCTGGACCGCTTCAATGGGCCAGCCCATCCTCACGCGCTACGGCGCTACCGAAATTCCTGGCTGTATACGTGTGTCTATCGAGCTTCAGAACATTCCCAAGGGAAGCGTGGGCCAGCCTCTGCCAGGAGTAGAGCTTAAGATGTCGCCTGAGGGTGAGTTGTTGGTTAAGACGCCCAACATGTTTGCCAAGTAAGTATTCTATCTGCCTCGCGAGTCTTGTTCGGTCTTATCAATGTACTTATGGCTGACGGACAACAAAGGTACCTCATGGAACCGGAGACAACGAAGAATGCGCTTGATGCCGATGGCTGGTACAAGACCGGTGACATCGCACGACGTGAGGGGAACTTCTACTTCATCGAGGGCCGCGCGTCAGTCGATATTATCAAGTCTGGTGGTTATAAAATCTCGGCGCTGGACGTTGAGCGCGCGTGCCTGACGCTGCCATACGTGAACGAGGCCATGGTAGTGGGCGTCGAGGACGACGAGTTTGGGCAGCGTGTTGGCGCGGTGCTGGCTGTGAAGAATGCGTCGGATGTCACCCTCGCCACAGTCAGGAGTACTCTTAGGGATCAGCTGGCCGGGTATAAGCTCCCCACTGTGCTCAGGGTGGTGGAAGGGGAGATCCCGAAGGGTGCCACAGGCAAGGTACAGAAGAAGATCCTGGGACCGAAGCTCATTCCAAGTCCCGGATACGAGGAGATACCTCAAGTGCAGGTATGGAAGAAACTGAAGCATGCGAGGCCGCTGCAGGCAAGACTGTAAATTGTGATAGCATCCAGCGCGGTGTCGGAGTCGGCTCTATGTGGTATTTCAGGACTCTATCAGACTATTGAGTGTATACCAAGACTACAAGCACCGAAGTTAGATAAAT
This region includes:
- a CDS encoding fungal-specific transcription factor domain-containing protein, whose translation is MSLGGRLRSSQRQQRPIQNACVHTLSQSKRRRGGAAPTAQQLDNSQSHNYSNQQSQGVSQSSGAGIVMPMEHASYQTPSTSQSTTYIGRGHYVTDDDEIDETSARAFAPAKIKIGPHASTQRETLVLWKALDIPPLAARQSLLSAFLDYCNLWTPVLEPKDIHELSYFDQETTSLLVAQSLWLAGSRVTNSPSVVAFASSDDFYHRAKAVFWSGVETDGLSAIKASLMLQWYNPQAPEHISFDNSGFWLKIGVGIAHQIGLHRESPPGSSRAIRRRLWWSLVVRDSLISVAHGRPRVINLDDSDVQPPIPSDFPDSQFAFQLFSAWVDICQVLGDISSCCIRRHMSRTKRLYIESSLYRWATSLSQELQVAPSNQPTHSYLANSHNLPARQLYLPYFTSLIVLSRMQPAHSGGSVTATLAASFVARIFEDFLARDEIKVLAPISTRYCLISSMALVSVMPNKRLWDAVQPDLEILQLALTELSKRWRSAIGASRALQNAINKRRQHDRPWLLPHMEHS
- a CDS encoding ClpP/crotonase-like domain-containing protein, yielding MAVIEVEYSGPIAVVALNKPNKLNALTKDEFYQLARTLQEVANHDEVVATVLTGNGRFFSAGADVSVSRQMPEGTDLYRHNLTVTVASNMNLARAFYTHPKILVVALNGPVVGMAAALIAFADFIYCMRETYLLTPFASLGLISEGVSSIAFAERMGISKANEALILVKRISSNELLEAGFVNQIFNCPAESFRSEVLKEVKDRFHDGLKASSMLQIKKMIRHRSRRELDAQNVDEVFEALERNVQGIPQKEFEKLRKGQKKHKL